The following are encoded together in the Leuconostoc mesenteroides subsp. mesenteroides ATCC 8293 genome:
- a CDS encoding glycosyltransferase family 4 protein: MNIGLFTDTYFPQVSGVATSIKTLKEALESQGHEVYIFTSTDPKVPKNKFESHIYRFSSLPYLGFKDRRLAFRGLIQAVEIAKSVQLDIVHTQTEFSLGLMGKFVARQLKIPAVHTYHTMYEDYTHYFAKGMLIGPHGVGRIMKGYMVSMAGVIAPSNLVQDTLRRYGVTVPMRVIPTGVCLPEHGTKQTNLREKYHFSELQPIVLSLGRLAFEKNISVTISVFSEVLQTIPEARLVIAGDGPARKSLEEQVEELALEDKIIFTGMVNHDDIFDYYKMSNVFVSSSDTETQGLTFIEAMAADRPFVAIHSPYLDNLVDNEAIGTLVSDYDELLAGITKYLKRPNTEEDIAYRHKKMKDVDANTFATRVLAFYDDILASYHASDVEDEYPNDEEVGYMKRILRNPFRRN; this comes from the coding sequence ATGAACATTGGTTTGTTTACGGACACGTACTTTCCACAAGTCAGTGGAGTTGCGACTTCGATTAAGACACTTAAAGAAGCACTTGAAAGTCAGGGGCACGAAGTTTATATTTTTACATCTACTGACCCCAAGGTACCTAAAAATAAATTTGAATCGCATATTTATCGTTTTTCAAGCCTCCCATATCTTGGATTTAAAGATCGTCGACTAGCATTTCGTGGCTTGATTCAAGCTGTTGAAATTGCCAAATCTGTACAACTCGACATTGTACATACCCAAACAGAATTCTCTTTAGGTTTAATGGGTAAATTTGTGGCGCGACAGTTAAAAATTCCTGCTGTCCACACCTATCATACGATGTATGAAGACTACACCCATTATTTTGCTAAGGGGATGTTGATTGGACCGCATGGTGTGGGGCGTATTATGAAGGGATATATGGTTAGTATGGCAGGTGTTATTGCGCCGTCAAATCTCGTTCAAGATACGCTTCGTCGTTACGGTGTGACCGTGCCTATGAGAGTTATTCCGACAGGTGTTTGTTTACCAGAGCATGGTACGAAACAAACTAACTTACGAGAAAAGTATCACTTTTCTGAATTGCAGCCTATTGTTCTGTCGCTGGGACGCTTAGCGTTTGAAAAGAATATTAGTGTGACAATTTCCGTATTTTCTGAAGTATTACAGACAATACCCGAAGCACGTTTAGTAATTGCTGGTGATGGTCCAGCACGTAAATCTTTAGAAGAGCAGGTCGAAGAACTAGCGCTTGAAGACAAAATAATATTCACAGGGATGGTCAATCATGATGACATCTTTGATTATTATAAGATGTCGAATGTGTTTGTAAGTTCTTCAGATACTGAAACTCAAGGATTAACATTTATTGAGGCGATGGCAGCAGATAGACCATTTGTGGCTATACATTCACCTTACTTAGATAATTTAGTTGATAATGAAGCTATTGGTACGTTGGTGAGCGATTATGATGAACTACTAGCAGGTATCACAAAATATCTTAAACGACCAAATACAGAAGAAGATATTGCCTATCGGCATAAAAAAATGAAAGACGTGGATGCAAACACCTTTGCAACACGTGTTTTAGCATTTTATGATGATATTTTGGCCAGTTATCATGCTAGCGACGTGGAAGATGAGTATCCCAATGATGAAGAGGTGGGATATATGAAACGTATCTTACGTAATCCATTCAGGAGAAATTAA
- a CDS encoding glycosyltransferase family 4 protein, translated as MKVLLYFENQNLIAKSGIGRALKLQKEALSYTDVEVTTDTQSLDYDVLHINTYGVNSHHMVNKAHKLGKKVVYHGHSTYEDFRNSFTGSNTIAPLFKRYLVSLYSKSDAIITPTPYSKQLLRGYRLNQPIIPISNGIPLEKYQHDDDKIKKFREYFDLADDQKVIMSVGLFFERKGILDFVELAKRHPEHVFIWFGYTDLRLVPNKISRLIKGNHPRNLIFPGYITGDVIRGAFQGADLFLYPSYEETEGIVVLEALASKQKVLVRDIPVYKKWLQDGVNSYKARDLDEFEIKMQKILTGESPNLSESGYKLAQTRDLPEIGKQLQAVYKMVLEG; from the coding sequence TTGAAAGTTTTACTTTATTTTGAAAATCAAAATTTAATAGCTAAGTCTGGTATTGGACGTGCGTTAAAGTTACAAAAAGAAGCCTTATCTTACACAGATGTTGAAGTAACTACTGATACCCAGTCCCTTGATTACGATGTACTGCATATTAATACATACGGTGTGAATAGCCATCATATGGTCAATAAGGCACATAAATTGGGTAAAAAAGTTGTTTACCACGGTCATTCAACTTATGAAGATTTTCGGAATTCCTTTACTGGTTCTAATACCATTGCCCCGTTATTTAAACGATACTTAGTATCGCTTTATAGTAAGTCTGATGCGATTATTACGCCAACACCTTATTCGAAGCAGTTACTACGTGGATACCGTTTAAATCAACCAATTATTCCTATTTCTAATGGTATTCCCCTAGAAAAATATCAGCATGATGATGATAAAATAAAAAAGTTTCGTGAATACTTTGACTTGGCAGATGATCAAAAAGTGATTATGAGCGTGGGGCTTTTCTTTGAGCGAAAAGGTATTTTAGACTTCGTTGAACTAGCAAAAAGGCATCCTGAGCATGTTTTTATTTGGTTTGGCTACACTGATTTACGATTAGTACCTAATAAGATAAGTCGTTTGATAAAAGGTAATCATCCACGAAATTTAATTTTTCCTGGATATATTACTGGGGATGTCATTCGTGGTGCTTTTCAAGGTGCAGATTTGTTTTTGTATCCTTCTTACGAAGAAACGGAAGGCATTGTGGTACTAGAAGCTTTAGCTTCCAAGCAAAAGGTTTTGGTTCGTGACATTCCAGTATATAAAAAATGGTTACAGGATGGGGTAAATAGCTATAAAGCCCGTGATTTAGATGAGTTTGAAATCAAAATGCAAAAAATTTTAACTGGGGAATCACCAAATTTAAGTGAATCAGGCTATAAATTAGCTCAAACACGTGACCTACCTGAAATTGGAAAACAATTACAGGCGGTATATAAAATGGTGTTAGAAGGGTGA
- a CDS encoding lysylphosphatidylglycerol synthase transmembrane domain-containing protein — protein MFKRDRVSMIIVVVLTAIVVYFLTKELSGKGHQLSVALENLDWHWLLFGLFTMIISIFLEAAATRALLSKEDRRHTSVLSLLRVPLLNLLGTGVTPFATGGQPAQLYGLSRSGVETGRAMSVILMKFLVYQIVVVVFFIIGYVSAEHFIYQQVNPTFATFIPFAIAIHAVVIIGIILVMFWPSLTLRLVDLVAIVVKKMMRRERFERLIANVKQKIDNFHTESRRVISSWQSLVGATFFTSLQLITFYMIPYFVIRAFGYQSVNPWLIVTMNIMIVMVISLFPIPGGVGGAELSFQLLFSPFVKNPATLILVILLWRFITYYFGIFAGIIAYLIPAHHDRRSDNA, from the coding sequence ATGTTCAAACGTGATAGAGTATCAATGATTATCGTTGTTGTTCTGACGGCTATTGTCGTTTATTTTTTGACAAAAGAATTAAGTGGTAAAGGACACCAACTGTCCGTGGCGTTGGAAAATCTGGATTGGCATTGGTTACTGTTTGGCCTGTTCACGATGATTATATCAATTTTCCTTGAGGCGGCTGCTACAAGGGCCTTATTGAGCAAAGAAGATCGGCGCCATACCTCGGTTTTGTCCTTATTAAGAGTTCCGCTACTAAACTTATTGGGAACAGGAGTCACGCCATTTGCTACTGGAGGCCAGCCGGCACAACTATATGGTTTATCGCGATCTGGAGTAGAAACTGGGCGGGCGATGTCTGTTATTCTCATGAAGTTTTTAGTCTATCAAATTGTTGTTGTGGTATTCTTTATAATAGGCTATGTCTCTGCCGAACACTTTATTTATCAACAGGTTAATCCCACTTTCGCAACATTCATCCCCTTTGCCATAGCGATTCATGCTGTAGTAATTATTGGTATTATATTGGTTATGTTTTGGCCATCGTTAACATTACGCTTGGTCGATTTAGTGGCAATAGTTGTAAAAAAAATGATGCGTCGCGAGCGTTTTGAGCGATTAATTGCGAATGTTAAGCAAAAGATTGATAATTTTCATACCGAATCACGTCGCGTAATTAGCAGTTGGCAATCATTGGTTGGCGCCACTTTTTTTACGTCATTACAACTGATTACGTTCTATATGATACCTTATTTTGTCATACGTGCTTTCGGCTATCAGTCTGTCAATCCGTGGCTGATTGTAACGATGAATATTATGATTGTTATGGTGATTTCCTTGTTCCCAATCCCAGGTGGTGTTGGTGGTGCAGAGCTTAGCTTTCAATTATTGTTCTCACCTTTTGTTAAAAATCCAGCAACATTGATTCTCGTTATCTTACTTTGGCGATTTATTACTTATTATTTTGGTATCTTTGCAGGGATAATTGCTTACCTTATTCCTGCTCACCATGATAGGAGGAGTGACAATGCTTGA
- a CDS encoding YkuJ family protein, with protein MLDNKYNTSDLKQILCRLRAMIDSTDGSVQTRRFDAFGIEALQVTYDQLTRIWTVQEHREIRQFQFDDIDLVAIEIYDVLHDFKLIY; from the coding sequence ATGCTTGACAACAAATACAATACGAGTGATTTGAAACAAATTTTATGTCGGTTACGTGCTATGATTGATTCAACAGATGGCAGCGTGCAAACGCGTCGATTTGATGCTTTTGGCATTGAAGCTTTACAGGTTACGTATGATCAATTGACAAGGATCTGGACAGTTCAGGAACATCGTGAAATTCGACAGTTTCAGTTTGATGATATTGATTTAGTTGCAATTGAAATTTATGATGTTTTACATGATTTCAAACTAATTTATTAG
- a CDS encoding LTA synthase family protein: MISLLKRISNPRNLWHQVKRTMDTSAPIVWFFILNVVLVWLKTYAEYHMNFNLGVEGSTQQFLLFLNPIPTAIIFLSISLYFRGVTSYWLAIIFNLIQSIWLFANMLYYREFSDFLSMGILGSGSSTGTNLGKSIAAIIHWTDYLVFIDIVILILLVVFKQLTIDHKGVQKKFAILTTLFGVILMLVDYGIASTDRSGLLTRSFDNNYIVKYLGLNEYAVFNAVQTYNQTESRKRAKPSDLAKVKKFVATQKLPANIQYYGTQKGKNVFMIHLESFQQFLIDYKVDGQEVTPNLNQFYHDQNTLSFDNFYNQVGQGKTSDAEMMQENSLYGLATGSAMVKYGTSNTFESLPAILGQRGYTTAAFHGDVASFWNRDNTYKSFGYNYFFSKAYYANANKANYNIGYGMKDKIFLRDSAKYIEQLPQPFYAKLITVTNHYPYDLDKQNISFPATKTGDKTVDGYVQTAHYLDQAFAELMSYLKKAGLYDNSVFVLYGDHYGISENHQDAIAQLLGKDKITNNDLATFQKVPFMIHATGLKGGIDHTYGGEIDMLPTLMDVLGIPDNNMTMFGQDMLSSKYDGKVVFRDGDWITPTYTKYNNQYFNTTTGDQVTLKSDKKLQKVAKQMSAYATKVLGYSDAVITGDLLRFDTSNSDFNLINKKNYNYKKTEGLASLKKALKSNPSSVLAKNKGKSTLSDYVTDAPELKTDSDDDDK; encoded by the coding sequence ATGATAAGTTTATTAAAACGAATCTCAAATCCCAGAAACCTCTGGCACCAAGTTAAACGAACTATGGATACATCGGCGCCAATAGTTTGGTTTTTCATATTAAACGTCGTTCTTGTGTGGTTGAAGACGTATGCTGAATACCACATGAACTTTAATTTGGGTGTGGAAGGATCAACGCAGCAATTTTTGCTATTTTTGAATCCCATCCCGACGGCTATTATATTTTTAAGTATTTCCTTGTATTTTCGTGGCGTAACCAGTTATTGGTTGGCAATTATTTTTAATTTGATTCAGTCAATATGGTTATTTGCGAATATGCTATACTACAGAGAATTTTCAGATTTCTTATCCATGGGTATTTTGGGTTCGGGTAGTTCAACTGGAACAAATCTTGGTAAATCAATTGCGGCAATTATTCATTGGACGGATTATCTTGTCTTTATCGATATTGTGATCTTAATCTTGCTAGTGGTTTTCAAGCAATTAACGATTGATCATAAAGGCGTTCAAAAAAAATTTGCTATTTTAACGACGCTTTTTGGTGTCATCTTGATGTTAGTAGATTACGGCATCGCATCAACGGATCGTTCAGGTTTGTTGACCCGTTCGTTTGATAATAATTACATTGTTAAATATTTAGGATTGAATGAATATGCTGTATTTAACGCTGTACAAACTTATAATCAAACTGAAAGCCGGAAGCGAGCAAAGCCATCCGATTTAGCTAAAGTAAAAAAGTTTGTTGCTACGCAAAAACTGCCTGCCAATATTCAGTATTATGGTACGCAAAAAGGTAAGAACGTCTTTATGATTCATTTGGAATCATTTCAGCAGTTCTTAATAGATTATAAAGTTGATGGGCAGGAAGTCACACCCAACCTGAACCAGTTCTATCATGACCAAAACACACTAAGTTTCGATAACTTCTATAACCAAGTTGGTCAAGGGAAGACATCTGATGCGGAGATGATGCAAGAAAACTCACTATATGGTTTGGCTACAGGTTCTGCTATGGTCAAGTATGGTACGAGTAATACGTTTGAGTCATTACCAGCTATCTTAGGACAAAGAGGCTATACAACTGCTGCCTTTCACGGGGATGTTGCAAGTTTTTGGAATCGTGATAATACCTATAAATCATTTGGCTATAATTACTTTTTCTCTAAAGCTTATTATGCTAATGCAAACAAAGCAAACTATAACATTGGTTATGGGATGAAAGATAAAATTTTTCTGCGAGATAGTGCGAAGTATATTGAACAGCTCCCACAACCATTTTATGCGAAGTTAATAACCGTAACAAATCATTATCCATATGATTTGGATAAACAAAATATCAGTTTCCCAGCAACAAAAACTGGAGACAAAACTGTTGATGGTTATGTTCAAACTGCTCACTATTTGGATCAGGCATTCGCTGAGCTGATGAGTTATCTCAAAAAAGCTGGGTTGTATGACAATTCTGTATTTGTGCTGTATGGTGATCACTATGGAATTTCTGAAAATCATCAGGATGCTATTGCACAGCTACTTGGTAAAGATAAAATTACTAACAATGATTTAGCTACTTTCCAAAAAGTGCCATTCATGATTCATGCGACAGGGCTAAAAGGTGGTATTGACCATACATATGGTGGTGAAATTGATATGTTGCCAACTTTAATGGATGTGCTTGGCATCCCAGATAATAATATGACAATGTTTGGACAAGATATGCTATCCTCGAAGTACGATGGTAAAGTAGTTTTCCGTGATGGTGATTGGATAACGCCAACGTATACGAAATACAATAACCAGTATTTTAATACTACAACTGGTGATCAAGTTACGCTCAAATCAGATAAAAAGTTGCAAAAAGTGGCAAAACAAATGTCCGCTTATGCAACCAAAGTTTTGGGTTACTCCGATGCAGTTATTACAGGCGACTTATTGCGCTTTGATACTTCAAATTCTGATTTTAATCTTATTAACAAAAAGAATTATAATTATAAAAAAACAGAGGGACTGGCTTCGCTTAAAAAAGCACTCAAGTCTAATCCTTCGAGTGTATTAGCCAAGAACAAAGGCAAATCAACACTTAGCGACTATGTCACAGATGCACCGGAATTAAAAACAGATTCTGATGACGATGACAAGTAG
- the uvrB gene encoding excinuclease ABC subunit UvrB has translation MIERQIEHEFEIKSKYEPTGDQPKAIEKLVGGINNHVKEQILLGATGTGKTFTISNVIKEVKKPTLVLSHNKTLAGQLYGELKEFFPNNAVEYFVSYYDYYQPEAYVPSSDTFIEKDSAVNDEIDKLRNSATSSLLERNDVIVVASVSSIFGLGDPHQYKDHVISLRVGYEYERDQLMRDLIDVQFTRNDIDFHRGTFRVRGDVIEIFPASQDEMALRIEFFGDEIDRIREINSLTGETIAERDHVAIFPAKHFMTDDDQMQVALDGIRQEMNTQVELFKKEGKLLEAQRIKQRTEYDLAMLEEMGFVGGIENYSRWMDGRQAGEPPFTLIDFFPDDFLIVIDESHVTMPQIRGMFNGDKARKETLVNYGFRLPSALDNRPLKLPEFEKHVNQIIYMSATPGDYENERVDSKHVIQQIIRPTGLLDPEVEVRPVMGQIDDLVGEITKRSERDERVFITTLTKRMAEDLTDYLKDLGIKVAYLHADIKTLERTEIIRDLRLGKYDVLIGINLLREGIDVPEVSLVAILDADKEGFLRNPRSLIQTIGRAARNENGHVIMYADKMTRSMLEAIDETARRREIQMQYNTQHGITPKTIKKDIRDLISVTHAATEEKVVDLTKVAFNDLPKDEQQSIVDNMTSQMKAAAKALDFEEAAQLRDTVMELKTRANL, from the coding sequence ATGATAGAGCGACAGATAGAACATGAATTTGAAATTAAGTCTAAATATGAACCAACCGGTGACCAGCCAAAAGCCATTGAAAAACTAGTTGGTGGAATCAACAATCATGTTAAAGAACAGATATTACTCGGAGCTACGGGAACAGGTAAAACATTTACCATTTCAAATGTCATTAAGGAAGTAAAAAAGCCAACGTTGGTTTTAAGTCACAATAAGACTTTAGCTGGGCAGTTATATGGTGAGCTAAAAGAATTTTTTCCTAACAATGCAGTAGAATATTTTGTCTCTTACTATGATTATTATCAGCCTGAAGCTTATGTCCCAAGTTCTGATACGTTTATTGAAAAAGATTCAGCTGTGAATGATGAAATCGATAAACTACGAAACTCCGCGACTAGTTCGTTACTTGAACGTAATGATGTCATTGTAGTTGCTTCCGTCAGTTCTATTTTTGGTTTAGGAGATCCGCACCAATATAAGGATCATGTTATCAGTTTGCGTGTTGGATATGAATATGAGCGTGATCAATTAATGCGTGATTTGATTGATGTGCAGTTTACTCGTAATGACATTGATTTTCATCGTGGAACGTTTCGTGTTCGTGGTGACGTGATCGAAATTTTTCCTGCCTCCCAAGATGAAATGGCTTTGCGAATTGAATTTTTTGGTGATGAAATTGATCGTATCCGAGAAATTAATTCTTTGACAGGAGAAACAATAGCAGAACGTGACCATGTAGCTATTTTTCCAGCAAAACATTTTATGACCGATGACGACCAAATGCAAGTGGCATTGGACGGTATCCGTCAAGAAATGAACACTCAGGTTGAGCTATTCAAAAAAGAAGGTAAGTTATTAGAGGCGCAGCGTATTAAACAACGTACAGAGTATGATTTGGCGATGCTCGAAGAAATGGGATTTGTTGGCGGCATTGAAAACTACTCACGTTGGATGGATGGTCGTCAAGCGGGTGAACCACCATTTACATTGATTGACTTTTTTCCAGATGATTTTTTGATTGTTATTGATGAAAGTCATGTTACCATGCCACAAATTCGCGGTATGTTTAATGGGGATAAAGCTAGAAAAGAAACGTTGGTTAACTATGGCTTTCGTTTGCCAAGCGCATTAGACAATCGGCCATTAAAACTTCCTGAATTCGAAAAACACGTTAACCAGATTATTTATATGTCAGCGACACCTGGTGATTATGAAAATGAGCGTGTCGATTCAAAACACGTTATTCAACAAATTATTCGACCAACGGGGTTGCTTGATCCAGAAGTTGAAGTGCGACCTGTTATGGGACAAATTGATGACTTGGTCGGGGAAATAACGAAGCGATCGGAGCGTGATGAACGTGTGTTTATCACAACGTTAACCAAACGTATGGCTGAGGACCTAACTGATTATTTGAAGGATTTGGGAATAAAAGTAGCTTATTTGCACGCGGATATCAAAACACTTGAACGTACGGAAATTATCCGTGATTTACGCTTGGGTAAATATGATGTTTTAATTGGTATTAACTTATTGCGTGAGGGGATTGATGTTCCTGAAGTATCCTTAGTAGCTATATTGGATGCTGATAAAGAAGGATTTTTGCGTAATCCACGTTCATTAATCCAAACTATTGGCCGTGCCGCACGTAATGAAAATGGACACGTTATCATGTATGCGGATAAGATGACTAGATCCATGCTTGAAGCTATTGATGAAACAGCCCGCAGGCGAGAAATTCAGATGCAATATAATACGCAACATGGTATTACACCGAAAACAATTAAGAAAGATATTCGTGACCTGATATCTGTCACACATGCTGCTACTGAAGAAAAAGTTGTTGATTTGACAAAGGTGGCGTTTAACGACTTACCTAAAGATGAGCAACAGTCTATTGTGGATAATATGACGAGTCAAATGAAGGCGGCTGCTAAGGCACTTGACTTTGAAGAGGCAGCTCAGTTACGCGATACGGTAATGGAATTAAAAACACGTGCTAATCTTTAA
- the uvrA gene encoding excinuclease ABC subunit UvrA — protein sequence MAKDHIEIRGARAHNLKNIDVNIPKNQLTVVTGLSGSGKSSLAFDTLYAEGQRRYVESLSSYARQFLGQMDKPDVDSIDGLSPAISIDQKTTSNNPRSTVGTVTEINDYFRLLYARVGRPDDPKDGTKIMYTIDQMVEYTLNNLPEGTRLQVFAPIIRGKRGSHETAFDHMRKQGYIRARVDGDIIEIDSQQLSLNKNKPHDIDVMIDRIVLRGNSRSRLFDSIEAAVRLNDGQVELDVVTRDDENPVAPLKFSDHYLGELKDFRAGRLEPRLFSFNAPLGACEFCQGLGVTREVDIDLVIPDDAKTLNEGAILPWNPISSNYYPEMLRQFAEQFAIDMDTPFNKLPKKQQDLILNGSDEKDFHFHYKNDFGGVRDVDIPFEGVINNIARRFTETNSDFTREQMTHYMTELKCKACGGYRLNKAALSVKINGKHIGEVSELPVDQELAFFNSVSLGQQDSEIASPIIKEIKDRLGFLQSVGLKYLTLSRSARTLSGGESQRIRLATQIGSNLSGVLYVLDEPSIGLHQRDNDMLLESMHRMRDLGNTLVVVEHDEDTMRAADYLIDVGPGAGALGGTIVASGTPAEVEANKSSLTGQYLSGKKFIAIPAKRRKGNGNWITVKGAKENNLKNITAKIPLGKFVAVTGVSGSGKSTLVNTVLKRALKQKLNNNSEKPGAYRSIEGTENIEQIVDIDQSPIGRTPRSNPATYTGVFDDIRDLFSQTNEAKMRGYNKGRFSFNTKGGRCENCRGDGVIKIEMNFLPDVYVACEVCGGTRYNSETLEVTYKGKNISQVLDMTASEALEFFTPIPKIAKKLQTINDVGLGYVKLGQSATTLSGGEAQRMKLASELHRRTNGKTIYILDEPTTGLHTDDIARLLEVLERLVDAGNTIVVIEHNLDVIKSADWIIDMGPEGGAGGGKVLVAGTPEKVMKTAGSYTGKYLKEVIERDLSRA from the coding sequence ATGGCAAAAGATCATATCGAAATACGCGGTGCTCGCGCTCATAATTTAAAAAATATTGATGTAAATATTCCTAAAAATCAACTCACAGTCGTTACTGGTCTATCTGGATCAGGTAAATCATCATTAGCTTTTGATACCCTATACGCAGAGGGGCAAAGGCGCTACGTGGAAAGTTTAAGTTCTTATGCACGCCAATTTTTAGGTCAAATGGACAAACCAGATGTCGATTCTATTGATGGTTTATCACCTGCTATTTCTATCGACCAAAAAACAACATCTAATAATCCACGCTCAACCGTTGGTACAGTGACTGAAATCAATGATTACTTCCGTTTACTATACGCACGTGTTGGGCGACCGGATGATCCAAAAGATGGTACAAAAATTATGTATACAATCGATCAAATGGTTGAATATACATTGAATAACCTGCCTGAGGGTACAAGATTACAAGTATTTGCACCAATCATTAGAGGAAAACGTGGATCGCATGAAACAGCATTTGACCATATGCGCAAACAGGGATATATTCGAGCTCGTGTAGATGGAGATATTATTGAGATTGATTCACAGCAGTTGAGTCTTAATAAAAACAAGCCTCACGACATTGACGTTATGATCGATCGAATTGTTTTACGTGGCAATTCTCGGTCACGTCTATTTGACTCGATTGAAGCAGCTGTTCGTTTGAATGACGGCCAAGTTGAACTTGATGTGGTAACTCGTGATGATGAAAATCCAGTTGCACCATTAAAGTTTTCTGACCACTATCTTGGAGAGTTGAAGGATTTTCGTGCAGGGCGATTAGAACCGCGCTTGTTCAGTTTCAATGCACCATTAGGAGCTTGTGAGTTTTGTCAAGGTTTGGGTGTCACGCGCGAAGTGGATATTGATTTAGTAATTCCGGACGATGCGAAAACCTTGAATGAGGGAGCTATTCTGCCATGGAATCCAATATCATCCAATTATTATCCGGAAATGTTGCGTCAATTTGCTGAGCAATTTGCTATTGACATGGACACACCATTTAATAAACTTCCTAAAAAACAACAAGATTTAATTCTGAATGGTTCTGATGAAAAGGATTTTCACTTCCATTATAAAAATGATTTTGGCGGGGTTCGTGATGTTGATATCCCCTTTGAGGGAGTAATAAATAACATTGCTCGCCGTTTCACGGAAACAAATTCAGATTTCACGCGCGAGCAAATGACTCATTATATGACAGAATTAAAGTGTAAAGCCTGTGGCGGTTATCGCCTAAACAAGGCCGCACTTTCAGTCAAAATTAATGGCAAACATATTGGTGAGGTGTCGGAGTTACCGGTTGATCAAGAATTGGCATTTTTTAATAGTGTTTCCTTGGGACAACAGGATAGTGAGATTGCCTCGCCTATTATCAAAGAAATTAAGGATCGTCTTGGCTTCCTACAAAGCGTAGGTTTAAAGTATTTAACACTTTCTCGTTCAGCACGAACGCTTTCTGGCGGAGAATCTCAGCGAATTCGTTTGGCTACTCAGATTGGATCTAATTTATCAGGAGTTCTTTATGTTTTAGATGAACCTTCCATTGGTTTGCACCAGCGTGACAATGATATGTTGCTAGAGTCAATGCATCGTATGCGTGACTTAGGAAATACCTTAGTTGTTGTCGAGCACGATGAAGATACAATGCGTGCGGCTGATTATTTGATAGATGTCGGCCCGGGTGCTGGTGCTTTGGGCGGTACTATTGTGGCTAGTGGCACGCCAGCTGAAGTTGAAGCCAACAAAAGCTCATTAACTGGACAATATTTATCTGGGAAAAAATTTATTGCAATACCTGCCAAGCGCCGAAAAGGGAATGGCAACTGGATTACGGTGAAAGGCGCCAAAGAAAATAACTTAAAAAACATTACTGCAAAGATACCTCTAGGAAAGTTTGTTGCGGTAACAGGTGTTTCAGGTTCTGGTAAATCAACATTAGTCAATACAGTGTTGAAGCGAGCTTTGAAGCAAAAACTAAATAATAACTCTGAAAAACCAGGTGCGTATCGATCGATTGAGGGCACTGAAAATATAGAACAAATAGTTGATATTGATCAATCACCAATTGGACGTACACCACGTTCTAATCCTGCGACCTATACAGGTGTATTCGATGATATTCGTGATTTGTTTTCACAAACAAATGAAGCTAAAATGCGTGGATACAACAAAGGACGCTTTTCATTTAACACAAAAGGTGGTCGTTGTGAGAATTGTCGTGGCGATGGTGTGATCAAAATAGAAATGAATTTCTTGCCTGATGTGTATGTAGCCTGTGAAGTTTGTGGTGGTACTCGTTATAATTCAGAAACGTTGGAAGTTACCTATAAAGGCAAAAATATATCACAAGTCTTAGACATGACTGCTTCAGAGGCACTTGAATTTTTCACGCCTATTCCAAAAATTGCTAAAAAGCTACAAACGATTAATGATGTGGGCTTGGGTTACGTAAAACTAGGGCAATCTGCAACGACCTTGTCAGGTGGTGAAGCCCAACGTATGAAATTGGCATCGGAACTTCATCGACGCACTAATGGTAAAACAATTTATATTCTGGATGAACCAACTACTGGTTTACATACTGACGACATTGCTCGCTTGCTAGAAGTGCTGGAACGGCTAGTAGATGCTGGCAATACTATTGTAGTTATTGAGCATAACTTGGATGTGATTAAGTCAGCTGATTGGATAATTGACATGGGTCCAGAAGGCGGCGCTGGTGGTGGAAAAGTTTTGGTCGCCGGCACACCTGAAAAGGTGATGAAAACGGCAGGATCTTATACCGGTAAGTACTTGAAAGAAGTAATTGAGCGCGATTTGTCACGAGCTTAA